Proteins from a single region of Macaca nemestrina isolate mMacNem1 chromosome 13, mMacNem.hap1, whole genome shotgun sequence:
- the LOC105472043 gene encoding sulfotransferase 1C1, which produces MSLEKMKELQLEEKFLHPETREVNGILMAKMISDNWDKIWNFQAKPDDLLIATYAKAGTTWTQEIVDMIQNDGDVQKCQRANTFDRHPFIEWTLPPPLNSGLDLANKMPSPRTLKTHLPVQMLPPSFWKENSKIIYVARNAKDCLVSYYHFSRMNKMLPDPGTWEEYVETFKAGKVLWGSWYDHVKGWWDAKDQHRILYLFYEDMKEDPKREIEKILKFLEKDISEDILNKIIYHTSFDVMKQNPMANYTAWPTSIMDHSISPFMRKGMPGDWKNYFTVAQNEEFDKDYQNKMAGSTLTFRTEI; this is translated from the exons ATGTCCTTGGAGAAGATGAAAGAGCTTCAGCTGGAGGAAAAATTTCTACACCCAGAAACTAGAGAAGTGAATGGAATCCTCATGGCCAAAATGATTAGTGATAATTGGGACAAAATCTGGAATTTCCAAGCAAAACCTGATGATCTCCTCATTGCAACCTATGCAAAGGCAG GCACAACCTGGACACAGGAGATTGTGGACATGATCCAAAATGATGGGGATGTGCAGAAGTGCCAGAGGGCCAACACCTTTGACCGCCATCCTTTCATCGAGTGGACACTGCCCCCACCCCTCAACTCAG GTCTGGATCTGGCTAACAAGATGCCTTCTCCTAGAACTCTGAAGACTCATCTGCCTGTTCAGATGCTACCACCTTCCTTCTGGAAAGAAAATTCAAAG ATTATCTATGTGGCTAGAAATGCCAAGGACTGTCTGGTCTCCTACTATCATTTCtcaagaatgaataaaatgttgCCTGACCCTGGTACATGGGAGGAATATGTTGAGACATTCAAAGCTGGAAAAG TGCTTTGGGGTTCCTGGTATGACCACGTAAAGGGATGGTGGGATGCAAAAGACCAGCACCGCATTCTCTACCTCTTCTACGAGGACATGAAGGAG GACCCAAAGCGGGAAATTGAGAAGATACTGAAGTTCCTGGAGAAAGACATATCAGAGGACATTCTGAATAAAATCATCTATCACACCTCGTTTGATGTAATGAAGCAAAACCCAATGGCCAACTATACCGCTTGGCCCACCAGCATTATGGATCATTCCATCTCCCCTTTTATGAGGAAAG GGATGCCTGGAGACTGGAAGAACTATTTTACTGTGGCTCAGAATGAAGAATTTGACAAGGACTACCAGAACAAGATGGCAGGAAGCACCCTAACCTTCCGCACAGAGATCTGA